The Azospirillum brasilense genome has a window encoding:
- a CDS encoding type II secretion system F family protein translates to MSGGVMGGLIPQPVLLGFGVLMILTGVAGLRSCVLRERLLARLERLRAGTAPSAAPETERRSLLSRIGAALARTPLVGSADRERMRKSLIAAGYNQPGHLYSLLGIKLLCIGAGMALVPAAAGDLLPSLIGAPGAAAQVVAGALLGWRLPDLALGRMRDRRLEEVRNGLPDALDLLVICGEAGLGLEAAVDRVAREVATAYPALSAELSATAAEMRVLSDRGGALNNLAARLDMEGVRGMATTLIQAMRYGTPLAQALRVLAGEMRAQRLARFEEKAARLPVLLTLPMVVFILPCVFIVVGGPAMLDVSRSFDSAGTSQQAHSSQTHSNPPHSQTKGGQP, encoded by the coding sequence ATGAGCGGCGGCGTGATGGGCGGCCTGATCCCACAGCCGGTCCTTCTCGGCTTCGGCGTGCTGATGATCCTGACCGGGGTGGCCGGGCTGCGCTCCTGCGTGCTGCGCGAGCGGCTGCTGGCCCGGCTGGAGCGCCTGCGCGCCGGAACCGCGCCCTCAGCCGCGCCGGAGACGGAACGCCGCAGCCTGCTGAGCCGGATCGGCGCCGCGCTGGCACGCACGCCGCTCGTCGGCTCCGCCGACCGGGAGCGGATGCGCAAGAGCCTGATCGCCGCCGGCTACAACCAGCCCGGCCACCTCTATTCCCTGCTCGGCATCAAGCTGCTGTGCATCGGCGCCGGGATGGCGCTGGTCCCGGCGGCGGCGGGCGACCTGCTGCCGTCGCTGATCGGCGCGCCGGGCGCCGCCGCGCAGGTGGTGGCCGGCGCCTTGCTCGGCTGGCGGCTGCCCGATCTGGCGCTGGGCCGGATGCGCGACCGCCGCCTGGAGGAGGTGCGCAACGGCCTGCCCGACGCGCTCGACCTGCTGGTGATCTGCGGCGAGGCCGGCCTCGGCCTGGAAGCGGCGGTGGACCGCGTGGCCCGCGAGGTGGCGACCGCCTACCCGGCGCTGAGCGCCGAGCTGTCGGCCACCGCGGCGGAGATGCGCGTGCTGTCCGACCGCGGCGGCGCGCTCAACAATCTGGCCGCCCGGCTGGACATGGAGGGCGTGCGCGGCATGGCGACGACGCTGATCCAGGCCATGCGCTACGGCACGCCGCTGGCCCAGGCGCTGCGCGTCCTGGCCGGGGAGATGCGCGCCCAGCGCCTCGCCCGGTTCGAGGAGAAGGCGGCCCGCCTGCCGGTGCTGCTCACCCTGCCCATGGTGGTCTTCATCCTGCCCTGCGTCTTCATCGTCGTCGGCGGCCCCGCCATGCTCGACGTCTCGCGCAGCTTCGACAGCGCCGGCACCAGCCAGCAGGCCCATTCCAGCCAGACCCATTCGAACCCGCCCCACAGCCAGACCAAGGGAGGTCAGCCATGA